Proteins encoded by one window of Azospirillum brasilense:
- a CDS encoding phage tail assembly protein has translation MSSHPDEKTIILRKPVEFAGRTYSELQLREPTLGEFADACKHEGVTSDIFLIAAVTGIEVQAVRKIGYRDAKEARDFLAVFINSPATGETPSPK, from the coding sequence ATGTCGTCCCATCCCGACGAGAAGACCATCATCCTGCGCAAGCCGGTGGAGTTCGCTGGCAGGACCTACAGCGAGTTGCAACTGCGGGAGCCGACCCTCGGCGAGTTCGCTGATGCTTGTAAGCACGAGGGCGTGACCTCCGACATCTTCCTGATTGCCGCGGTGACCGGGATAGAGGTCCAAGCCGTCCGCAAGATCGGCTACCGCGATGCCAAGGAGGCCCGCGACTTTCTGGCGGTTTTTATCAACTCCCCGGCGACTGGCGAGACGCCGTCGCCGAAGTGA
- a CDS encoding phage tail tube protein, with translation MADTSRRLAGIAYITVDGTTYMLTADAAYNPSNVNRETLAGQDGVHGYKEMPRAGFIEGTFRDAGDLIVAGINAMTNVTVVLELANGKTVCGRNMWQVGDLDVNTAEGTFKTRFEGPQVEEA, from the coding sequence ATGGCCGACACCAGCCGCCGGCTTGCCGGCATCGCCTACATCACGGTCGACGGCACGACGTACATGCTGACCGCTGACGCCGCCTACAACCCGAGCAACGTCAACCGCGAAACCCTCGCCGGTCAGGACGGTGTCCACGGCTACAAGGAGATGCCGCGCGCCGGCTTCATCGAGGGCACGTTCCGCGACGCCGGCGACCTGATCGTCGCCGGAATCAACGCGATGACGAACGTCACCGTCGTCCTGGAACTCGCCAACGGTAAGACCGTCTGTGGTCGGAACATGTGGCAAGTCGGCGATTTGGACGTCAACACGGCCGAAGGCACGTTCAAGACGCGTTTCGAAGGGCCCCAGGTGGAGGAAGCGTAA
- a CDS encoding phage tail sheath subtilisin-like domain-containing protein yields MTVPFKNVPPNLRTPLFFAEVDNSRANSGAQTMRTLIVGQITSGGTATANVPVISQGVADAKTVGGQGSMLALMTAAYRAADPFGEVWYLPITDHGSGVAATGSVALTGTATASGVISLYIGGVLVSQAVTASQTAAAVATALAATITANADLPVTASAGSGTVTITAKNKGLTGNDIDLRLNYRGSAGGEATPAGLTVAITAMANGATPPDLTAAFAALGDQPFDFIVFPYTDTASLDALKTLLSDATGRWSWSRQLYGHGFAAKVGSLGTLTTFGTGRNDQHVSVLGIYDTPTPAWIIAADFAGTAAVSLRADPGTPLQTLALTKTLAPPIASRFALTDRNVLLWDGVSTCIVGDDGTVRLENVVTTYQKNAFGAADDSYLQIETMFLLAYVLRELRSVITSKYARMKLAADGTRFGPGANVVTPNIIRMDLIARYRELEQAGHVQNGDAFKRDLIVEKDRTNPNRVNVLWPGTLINQLRIFALLAQFRLQ; encoded by the coding sequence ATGACCGTTCCGTTCAAGAACGTTCCGCCGAACCTGCGGACCCCGCTGTTCTTCGCCGAGGTGGACAACAGCCGTGCCAACAGCGGCGCGCAGACCATGCGCACGCTGATCGTCGGGCAGATCACCTCGGGCGGCACCGCGACGGCCAATGTCCCGGTGATCAGTCAGGGCGTCGCCGATGCCAAGACGGTTGGCGGGCAGGGCTCCATGCTGGCGCTGATGACCGCGGCCTACCGCGCCGCCGATCCCTTCGGCGAGGTCTGGTATCTGCCGATCACGGACCACGGCTCCGGCGTCGCGGCGACTGGCTCCGTGGCGCTGACAGGCACGGCCACGGCCTCCGGTGTGATCAGCCTCTACATCGGCGGCGTCCTGGTCAGCCAAGCGGTCACCGCCAGCCAGACGGCCGCGGCGGTCGCCACCGCGCTTGCGGCGACGATCACGGCCAACGCCGACCTCCCCGTGACGGCCTCGGCCGGCAGCGGCACCGTGACCATCACGGCCAAGAACAAGGGGCTCACCGGAAACGACATCGACCTGCGGCTGAACTACCGTGGCTCCGCCGGCGGCGAGGCGACGCCCGCCGGCCTGACCGTCGCCATCACGGCGATGGCCAATGGCGCTACGCCGCCGGACCTGACCGCCGCCTTCGCCGCCCTGGGCGACCAGCCCTTCGACTTCATCGTATTCCCCTACACGGACACCGCCAGCCTGGATGCGCTGAAGACGCTGCTGTCCGACGCCACGGGCCGCTGGTCCTGGTCCCGCCAGCTCTATGGCCACGGCTTCGCGGCCAAGGTGGGCAGCCTCGGCACCCTCACCACCTTCGGGACCGGGCGCAACGATCAGCATGTCTCGGTGCTGGGCATCTACGACACACCGACCCCGGCCTGGATCATCGCCGCCGATTTCGCTGGCACCGCCGCCGTCTCGCTGCGCGCGGACCCCGGCACGCCGCTCCAGACGCTGGCCCTGACGAAGACGCTGGCGCCGCCGATCGCGTCCCGCTTCGCCCTGACCGACCGGAATGTCCTGCTGTGGGACGGCGTGTCGACCTGCATCGTCGGCGACGACGGCACTGTGCGGCTGGAGAACGTGGTCACGACCTACCAGAAGAACGCCTTCGGCGCCGCCGACGACAGCTATCTGCAGATCGAGACCATGTTCCTGCTCGCCTACGTGCTGCGCGAGCTGCGTTCGGTCATCACCAGCAAGTATGCCCGGATGAAGCTGGCCGCCGACGGCACCCGCTTCGGACCGGGGGCGAACGTCGTCACCCCGAACATCATCCGCATGGACCTGATCGCCCGGTACCGCGAGCTGGAGCAGGCCGGTCACGTGCAGAACGGCGACGCCTTCAAGCGCGATCTGATCGTCGAGAAGGACCGCACGAACCCCAACCGGGTGAACGTGCTGTGGCCGGGCACCCTGATCAACCAGCTCCGGATCTTCGCGCTGCTCGCGCAGTTCCGGCTCCAGTAA
- a CDS encoding DUF2635 domain-containing protein — MFVKPKPGLMIRDPDLGDFLPAEGREVPATDYWNRLLHIYRDVVLADPPAPPSPAEEA, encoded by the coding sequence ATGTTCGTGAAACCCAAGCCGGGCCTGATGATTCGGGACCCGGACCTGGGGGATTTCCTGCCCGCGGAAGGGCGTGAGGTCCCCGCCACCGACTACTGGAACCGCCTGCTGCACATCTATCGCGACGTCGTGCTGGCCGACCCGCCGGCCCCGCCGTCCCCCGCCGAGGAGGCGTAA
- a CDS encoding head-tail joining protein, producing the protein MIDWDDLTHGPVAEAFAEEVLYQPSSGAPFTVSGVFDESYAEVADVDGQPVSSVFPVLGVRLSDFGANQPDTGDRLTIVRTGATYTVSNVNPDGHGWALLPLNWVSG; encoded by the coding sequence ATGATCGACTGGGACGACCTGACCCACGGCCCCGTCGCCGAGGCCTTCGCGGAGGAGGTGCTGTATCAGCCCTCCTCTGGAGCGCCTTTCACCGTCTCCGGCGTGTTCGACGAGTCCTATGCCGAGGTCGCGGACGTGGACGGCCAGCCGGTCTCGTCGGTGTTCCCGGTCCTGGGCGTGCGGCTCTCCGACTTTGGGGCGAACCAGCCGGACACCGGCGACCGGCTTACCATCGTTCGCACCGGGGCGACTTATACCGTCTCCAACGTCAACCCGGATGGCCACGGTTGGGCACTCCTGCCGCTGAATTGGGTGTCGGGATGA
- a CDS encoding major capsid protein has protein sequence MSGNNSFVYDTNTLIAVVPNLKRSTSFLLDRFFPNLVVSDSEYVSMDVDVGLRRMAPFVSPLVQGKLVEQRRIQTNSFKPAYIKDKRAPDLRKPVRRMIGERIGGDMTGAEREMANLEMEMTDQVDILTRRIEWMAAQVLSTGTVTISGDGFETVVVDFGRDASLSVALTGSNKWGVAANFNPDGRDPIPTKCIEHWQHQILKKSGAKATDIIFTTSPWLKFLNAEGVQGAIYYPKLGETAGLIDNGPNIDRGGVFKGRWGQYNLWLYNEWFIDEAGVEQPMLADGTVIMSGPDMMGTRAFGMILDPKFSYQSLPFAPKTWVEEDPPQRLIMMQSAPITIPGRVNAALAATVCDAEVQ, from the coding sequence ATGTCCGGGAATAACAGCTTCGTGTACGACACCAACACGCTGATCGCGGTGGTGCCGAACCTCAAGCGGTCGACCTCGTTTCTGCTCGACCGCTTCTTTCCGAACCTCGTCGTGTCCGATTCCGAGTACGTCTCGATGGACGTCGATGTCGGCCTGCGCCGGATGGCGCCCTTCGTGAGCCCCTTGGTGCAGGGAAAGCTGGTCGAGCAGCGCCGCATTCAGACCAACAGCTTCAAGCCGGCCTACATCAAGGACAAGCGTGCGCCCGACCTGCGCAAGCCCGTTCGCCGCATGATCGGCGAGCGCATCGGCGGCGACATGACCGGCGCCGAGCGCGAAATGGCCAACCTCGAGATGGAGATGACCGATCAGGTCGATATCCTGACCCGCCGCATCGAGTGGATGGCGGCGCAGGTTCTGTCGACCGGCACGGTCACCATCTCCGGCGATGGGTTCGAGACGGTGGTGGTCGACTTCGGCCGCGACGCGAGCCTGTCGGTCGCGCTGACCGGGTCCAACAAGTGGGGCGTCGCGGCCAACTTCAACCCCGACGGCCGCGACCCGATTCCGACCAAGTGCATCGAGCACTGGCAGCACCAGATCCTCAAGAAGTCGGGCGCGAAGGCCACCGACATCATCTTCACCACGTCGCCGTGGCTGAAGTTCCTGAATGCCGAGGGTGTCCAGGGCGCCATTTATTACCCGAAGCTGGGCGAGACGGCTGGTCTGATCGACAACGGCCCGAACATCGATCGCGGCGGCGTCTTCAAAGGGCGCTGGGGCCAGTACAACCTCTGGCTCTACAATGAGTGGTTCATCGATGAAGCGGGAGTCGAGCAGCCGATGCTGGCCGACGGCACGGTCATCATGTCCGGACCCGACATGATGGGCACGCGTGCCTTCGGCATGATCCTGGACCCGAAATTTTCCTATCAGTCTCTACCCTTCGCGCCGAAAACCTGGGTGGAAGAGGACCCGCCGCAGCGCCTGATCATGATGCAGTCGGCTCCGATCACGATCCCGGGTCGGGTCAACGCCGCCCTGGCCGCCACCGTCTGCGACGCCGAGGTGCAGTGA
- a CDS encoding head decoration protein, which yields MSLSISTIGDNASTPGVRAETYVPDQLIAGRFPLVTDTVTILSGQVLARGSLLGMITVGTATTSGAGNTGNGTITMDASTPVLAGAKVGIYTATCVAAASNGGTFRVEDPDGFVLGDVAVGATFSDDIKFVIADGATDFIVGDKFTITVAAGSGKYKLSAAAATDGSQEPVAVLADHADATGGDFAAPIYLTGEFNERAMTFGSGHTAASVKNKLRTRSIFLKTSVSAADPT from the coding sequence ATGAGTCTCTCCATCTCCACCATCGGCGACAACGCCTCCACCCCGGGCGTCCGCGCCGAAACCTACGTGCCGGATCAGCTGATCGCCGGCCGCTTCCCGCTGGTGACCGACACCGTGACGATCCTGTCCGGTCAGGTGCTGGCGCGCGGTTCTCTGCTGGGCATGATCACCGTCGGAACGGCCACCACCTCCGGCGCCGGCAACACCGGCAACGGCACGATCACGATGGACGCCTCCACGCCCGTCCTCGCCGGCGCCAAGGTGGGTATCTACACCGCGACGTGCGTCGCCGCCGCGAGCAACGGCGGCACCTTCCGCGTCGAGGACCCCGACGGCTTCGTCCTGGGCGACGTCGCGGTCGGCGCGACCTTCAGCGACGACATCAAGTTCGTGATCGCCGACGGCGCCACCGACTTCATCGTGGGCGACAAGTTCACGATCACCGTCGCGGCCGGCTCGGGCAAGTACAAGCTGAGTGCTGCCGCGGCGACCGACGGCAGCCAGGAACCCGTCGCCGTCCTCGCCGATCACGCCGATGCCACCGGCGGCGACTTCGCTGCCCCGATCTACCTGACCGGCGAGTTCAACGAGCGGGCCATGACGTTCGGCTCCGGCCACACCGCCGCCAGCGTCAAGAACAAGCTGCGCACCCGCAGCATCTTCCTGAAGACGTCCGTCTCGGCCGCCGATCCCACCTGA